One Festucalex cinctus isolate MCC-2025b chromosome 3, RoL_Fcin_1.0, whole genome shotgun sequence DNA window includes the following coding sequences:
- the usp3 gene encoding ubiquitin carboxyl-terminal hydrolase 3 isoform X2 has protein sequence MECLHLGSNVSFPGDSSRLPNGAPSSWCCSVCRSNKSPWLCLTCLVVHCGRYVNGHAKKHFEDSQVSRSNQKKADKQEKEKTQHSVCMDSGNYSVFCYRCDEFVVNDTKLGHVQKVREYLQSLENSALTGDRQRKRKLQDGQAPDKKMLKENDGAALGATGLRNLGNTCFMNAILQSLSNIEQFSCYFKGLPAVALRSGKTAGRRMYHTRSQGDSSVSLVEELRKTFCSLWQGNQTAFSPDSLFYAVWKIMPSFRGYQQQDAHEFMRYLLDHLHRELQHSQNGAAEQSSPRDGFRLSSADDKSCLNGTPSVVTSIFGGILENEVNCLICGTESRKFDPFLDLSLDIPSRFRQKRSKDQEPGPTCTLRECLRSFTDLEELDETELYYCHKCKKRQKSTKKFWIQKLPKVLCLHLKRFHWTAFLRNKVDTYVEFPLKDLDMKGYLLEPQSLLAENCLYDLAAIVVHHGSGVGSGHYTAYGSHEGRWYHFNDSTVTLASEETLRKAKAYILFYTERTNQGMAAADMCSAGVDAKGVLGDRSTPDRSPVEESCPDRTGSAETSARSL, from the exons ATGGAGTGCCTTCATTTGGGCTCGAACGTGAGCTTTCCCGGCGACTCCTCCAGGCTGCCTAACGGCGCTCCTTCGTCCTGGTGCTGCAGCG TTTGCAGATCGAATAAAAGTCCGTGGCTTTGCCTCACCTGCCTGGTGGTCCACTGTGGACG ATATGTGAACGGGCATGCAAAGAAGCACTTTGAAGATAGTCAAGTGTCAAGAAGTAACCAAAAGAAGGCTGACAAACAGGAGAAAGAGAAAACTCAACATTCGGTTTGCATGGATTCTGGCAACTACAGTGTGTTCTG TTACAGATGTGATGAATTTGTTGTCAATGACACCAAACTTGGTCACGTGCAAAAAGTGCGGGAATATCTCCAGAGCTTAGAAAA CTCAGCCTTGACTGGTGACAGACAGAGGAAAAGAAAACTTCAAGACGGTCAAGCCCCAGACAAGAAAATGCTGAAAGAGAAT GACGGGGCCGCTTTGGGAGCTACGGGCCTGCGTAACCTTGGCAACACATGTTTTATGAATGCCATTCTGCAGTCGCTCAG CAACATCGAGCAGTTCAGCTGTTATTTCAAGGGCTTGCCGGCAGTGGCGTTACGCAGCGGTAAGACGGCCGGAAGGAGGATGTACCACACTCGCAGCCAAGGGGACAGCAGTGT TTCACTGGTGGAGGAGTTACGAAAGACATTCTGTTCCCTCTGGCAAGGAAACCAGACTGCCTTCAGTCCAGACTCCTTATTTTATGCAGTGTGGAAAATCATGCCCAGTTTCag AGGCTACCAGCAGCAGGACGCCCACGAGTTCATGCGCTACCTGTTGGACCACCTGCACAGGGAGCTCCAGCACAGTCAGAACGGGGCAGCAGAGCAGAGCTCGCCTCGGGATGGCTTCCGACTATCTAGCGCGGATGACAAAAGCTGCTT GAATGGCACTCCCAGCGTCGTCACATCTATTTTTGGTGGCATCCTTGAGAATGAAGTCAACTGTTTGATATGTGGGACCGAATCACGGAAGTTTGATCCATTTCTTG ATCTTTCTCTGGACATTCCCAGTCGGTTCAGACAGAAGAGGAGTAAAGATCAAGAGCCAGGGCCGACGTGCACGTTGCGTG AATGCCTACGAAGCTTCACTGACCTGGAAGAGCTGGATGAAACCGAGCTGTACTATTGTCACAAATGCAAAAAACGACAGAAATCCACCAAGAAGTTCTGGATCCAAAAGCTTCCAAAG GTTTTGTGCCTGCACTTGAAAAGGTTCCACTGGACTGCCTTTTTGAGAAATAAAGTGGACACTTATGTGGAATTTCCACTGAAAGACTTGGACATGAAGGGCTACTTACTTGAG CCACAGAGTTTGTTAGCGGAGAACTGTCTGTATGACCTGGCGGCCATTGTAGTACATCATGGGTCTGG GGTGGGATCGGGCCACTACACGGCCTACGGCAGCCACGAGGGGCGCTGGTATCACTTCAACGATAGCACGGTGACGCTCGCCAGTGAGGAAACGCTGAGGAAGGCCAAGGCGTACATCCTCTTCTACACGGAGAGGACCAATCAAGGGATGGCGGCGGCGGACATGTGTTCTGCAGGGGTGGACGCGAAAGGGGTTCTGGGTGACCGGTCGACGCCGGATAGGTCACCGGTAGAGGAATCCTGTCCAGACAGAACGGGATCGGCCGAGACTTCTGCAA gatcCTTATGA
- the usp3 gene encoding ubiquitin carboxyl-terminal hydrolase 3 isoform X1 codes for MECLHLGSNVSFPGDSSRLPNGAPSSWCCSVCRSNKSPWLCLTCLVVHCGRYVNGHAKKHFEDSQVSRSNQKKADKQEKEKTQHSVCMDSGNYSVFCYRCDEFVVNDTKLGHVQKVREYLQSLENSALTGDRQRKRKLQDGQAPDKKMLKENDGAALGATGLRNLGNTCFMNAILQSLSNIEQFSCYFKGLPAVALRSGKTAGRRMYHTRSQGDSSVSLVEELRKTFCSLWQGNQTAFSPDSLFYAVWKIMPSFRGYQQQDAHEFMRYLLDHLHRELQHSQNGAAEQSSPRDGFRLSSADDKSCLNGTPSVVTSIFGGILENEVNCLICGTESRKFDPFLDLSLDIPSRFRQKRSKDQEPGPTCTLRECLRSFTDLEELDETELYYCHKCKKRQKSTKKFWIQKLPKVLCLHLKRFHWTAFLRNKVDTYVEFPLKDLDMKGYLLEPQSLLAENCLYDLAAIVVHHGSGVGSGHYTAYGSHEGRWYHFNDSTVTLASEETLRKAKAYILFYTERTNQGMAAADMCSAGVDAKGVLGDRSTPDRSPVEESCPDRTGSAETSASGDDVQTLTQ; via the exons ATGGAGTGCCTTCATTTGGGCTCGAACGTGAGCTTTCCCGGCGACTCCTCCAGGCTGCCTAACGGCGCTCCTTCGTCCTGGTGCTGCAGCG TTTGCAGATCGAATAAAAGTCCGTGGCTTTGCCTCACCTGCCTGGTGGTCCACTGTGGACG ATATGTGAACGGGCATGCAAAGAAGCACTTTGAAGATAGTCAAGTGTCAAGAAGTAACCAAAAGAAGGCTGACAAACAGGAGAAAGAGAAAACTCAACATTCGGTTTGCATGGATTCTGGCAACTACAGTGTGTTCTG TTACAGATGTGATGAATTTGTTGTCAATGACACCAAACTTGGTCACGTGCAAAAAGTGCGGGAATATCTCCAGAGCTTAGAAAA CTCAGCCTTGACTGGTGACAGACAGAGGAAAAGAAAACTTCAAGACGGTCAAGCCCCAGACAAGAAAATGCTGAAAGAGAAT GACGGGGCCGCTTTGGGAGCTACGGGCCTGCGTAACCTTGGCAACACATGTTTTATGAATGCCATTCTGCAGTCGCTCAG CAACATCGAGCAGTTCAGCTGTTATTTCAAGGGCTTGCCGGCAGTGGCGTTACGCAGCGGTAAGACGGCCGGAAGGAGGATGTACCACACTCGCAGCCAAGGGGACAGCAGTGT TTCACTGGTGGAGGAGTTACGAAAGACATTCTGTTCCCTCTGGCAAGGAAACCAGACTGCCTTCAGTCCAGACTCCTTATTTTATGCAGTGTGGAAAATCATGCCCAGTTTCag AGGCTACCAGCAGCAGGACGCCCACGAGTTCATGCGCTACCTGTTGGACCACCTGCACAGGGAGCTCCAGCACAGTCAGAACGGGGCAGCAGAGCAGAGCTCGCCTCGGGATGGCTTCCGACTATCTAGCGCGGATGACAAAAGCTGCTT GAATGGCACTCCCAGCGTCGTCACATCTATTTTTGGTGGCATCCTTGAGAATGAAGTCAACTGTTTGATATGTGGGACCGAATCACGGAAGTTTGATCCATTTCTTG ATCTTTCTCTGGACATTCCCAGTCGGTTCAGACAGAAGAGGAGTAAAGATCAAGAGCCAGGGCCGACGTGCACGTTGCGTG AATGCCTACGAAGCTTCACTGACCTGGAAGAGCTGGATGAAACCGAGCTGTACTATTGTCACAAATGCAAAAAACGACAGAAATCCACCAAGAAGTTCTGGATCCAAAAGCTTCCAAAG GTTTTGTGCCTGCACTTGAAAAGGTTCCACTGGACTGCCTTTTTGAGAAATAAAGTGGACACTTATGTGGAATTTCCACTGAAAGACTTGGACATGAAGGGCTACTTACTTGAG CCACAGAGTTTGTTAGCGGAGAACTGTCTGTATGACCTGGCGGCCATTGTAGTACATCATGGGTCTGG GGTGGGATCGGGCCACTACACGGCCTACGGCAGCCACGAGGGGCGCTGGTATCACTTCAACGATAGCACGGTGACGCTCGCCAGTGAGGAAACGCTGAGGAAGGCCAAGGCGTACATCCTCTTCTACACGGAGAGGACCAATCAAGGGATGGCGGCGGCGGACATGTGTTCTGCAGGGGTGGACGCGAAAGGGGTTCTGGGTGACCGGTCGACGCCGGATAGGTCACCGGTAGAGGAATCCTGTCCAGACAGAACGGGATCGGCCGAGACTTCTGCAAGTGGGGATGACGTTCAAACTTTGACGCAATGA
- the fbxl22 gene encoding F-box and leucine-rich protein 22 has product MDLIQLNRECLLHLFSFLDKDSRRSLSRTCALLRDVFLDPRLWKVLHFSSLSQLRSGNFVLGPSLRHLSICWHSSRVLQVCNIEDWLKSAFQRDICSKHDTLVSDFLARVCHMCPHLLSLKLSGCGHITDQDVIILLQRCRKLRRLHLENCVRITDRILDGAVAHGAGLEEVKVDFCRNITQEGLKVTREKRPELRLSAERSAGMIPDSKPEEKVPLRRTLQKLLEIS; this is encoded by the exons ATGGATCTCATCCAGCTCAACCGCGAGTGTCTCCTGCACCTTTTCTCCTTCCTGGATAAGGACAGCCGCAGGAGTTTGTCTCGTACCTGCGCGCTGCTGCGGGACGTCTTCCTGGACCCCCGCCTGTGGAAGGTGCTCCACTTCAGCTCGCTCTCTCAGCTGAGGAGCGGCAATTTTGTGCTGGGACCTTCTTTGCGTCACCTGTCCATCTGCTGGCACTCCAGCAGGGTGCTGCAGGTGTGCAACATCGAGGACTGGTTGAAGAGCGCCTTTCAGAGGGACATCTGCAGCAAGCACGACACACTGGTCAGCGACTTCCTGGCTCGTGTCTGCCACAT GTGCCCTCACCTGCTCTCCTTGAAGCTCTCCGGCTGCGGACACATCACGGATCAGGACGTGATCATCTTGCTGCAGAGGTGCAGGAAGCTGCGTCGCCTCCACTTGGAGAACTGCGTCCGCATCACAGACCGCATCCTGGACGGGGCGGTGGCTCACGGCGCCGGCCTGGAGGAGGTCAAGGTGGACTTCTGCAGGAACATCACACAAGAAGGGCTCAAGGTCACCCGAGAGAAGAGGCCCGAGCTGAGGCTGAGTGCGGAGAGAAGCGCGGGCATGATCCCAGATAGTAAGCCTGAGGAGAAGGTGCCGCTCAGGAGAACCTTGCAGAAACTCTTGGAAATCTCCTGA